From Longimicrobium sp.:
GATCCCCCCGCCCATGCCCGTCAGCGTCGGCGTCCCGAAGGAGACCGCGCCCCTGGAGCGGCGCGTAGCGCTCGTCCCCGAGGCCGTGCAGCGCCTGGTGAAGGCCGGCGTGGAGGTGGTGGTGGAGCACGGCGCCGGCGAGGGCGCGTTCATCTCCGACGCCGACTTCGAGCAGGCGGGGGCGCGCGTGGCCGGCCGCACCGAGGTGTACGCCGCCCGCGTGATCGCCCGCGTGCAGCCGCCGCCGGCCGACGAGATGGAGATGCTGGCGCCCGAGCACGTCCTCGTCGGCTTCCTGCGCCCGCTGGACGACCCCGCCGGCGCCGCGCGCCTGGCGGCGACCGGCGTCACCGCGCTGGCGATGGAGCTGGTCCCGCGGACCACGCGCGCGCAGAAGATGGACGCGCTTTCGGCGATGGCGACCATCTCGGGCTACAAGGCGGTGCTGCTGGCGGCCGAGTCGCTGCCGAAGTTCTTCCCGCTCCTCACCACCGCCGCGGGTACGATCCGCCCGGCGAAGGTGCTGGTGCTGGGCGCGGGCGTGGCGGGGCTGCAGGCGATCGCCACGGCGCGGCGCCTGGGCGCGGTGGTCAGCGCGTACGACGTGCGCGCCGCGGCGGCCGAGCAGGTGGAGTCGGTGGGCGGCAAGTTCGTGAAGCTGGAGCTGGACACGACGGGCGCCGAGGGCACGGGGGGATACGCCGCCGCGCTGGACGAGGAGCGCCAGCGCCGCCAGGTGGAGCTGCTGGTGCCGCACGTGGGCGACAGCGACGTGGTGATCAGCACCGCGCTGGTCCCCGGGATGCACGCGCCGCTGCTGGTGTCGGAAGATGCCGTGCGGGCGATGAAGCCCGGCTCGGTGATCATCGACATCGCCGCGCCGAACGGGGGGAACTGCGCGCTCACGCGGCGCGGCGGCGTGGTGGAGGTGGGCGGGGTGCGCATCTTCGGCCCGCTGAACCTGCCGGCCGAGATGCCGGTGCACGCCAGCCAGATGTACGCGCGCACCGTGGGCGCCATGATCGCCGAGT
This genomic window contains:
- a CDS encoding Re/Si-specific NAD(P)(+) transhydrogenase subunit alpha, which codes for MPVSVGVPKETAPLERRVALVPEAVQRLVKAGVEVVVEHGAGEGAFISDADFEQAGARVAGRTEVYAARVIARVQPPPADEMEMLAPEHVLVGFLRPLDDPAGAARLAATGVTALAMELVPRTTRAQKMDALSAMATISGYKAVLLAAESLPKFFPLLTTAAGTIRPAKVLVLGAGVAGLQAIATARRLGAVVSAYDVRAAAAEQVESVGGKFVKLELDTTGAEGTGGYAAALDEERQRRQVELLVPHVGDSDVVISTALVPGMHAPLLVSEDAVRAMKPGSVIIDIAAPNGGNCALTRRGGVVEVGGVRIFGPLNLPAEMPVHASQMYARTVGAMIAEFVKDGEFRLDFDDEIFKGACVAHGGQITNDRVRGMLPQPAA